CAAAGAAGCCGAGAAAAATCTCTATGTCGGAAAACCCTTTACTTGTAGGTGCTGTCAGCCCTTCTAATTATCTGCCCTTGACACTATCGGGCTAATTTCTAGACATCAAGCACACTGTTTCGACATGGGGAGTATGGGGGAACATGTCCACACATTGGACTTTATCCACCTGGTAACCTAAAGCGGTAAACTCCTTAAGGTCCCGAGCCAGTGACTTGGGCTGACAGGATACGTACAGGATCTGGGGCGCTTGATACTGCGCCACCTTGGCGATGGCTTTGGGATTAACTCCACTGCGAGGGGGATCCAGGATAATCACATCCGGTTGCTCAGCTAGATTGTCCAGCTGCTCGGTGACATCACCGGCAATGAACTGACAGTTATCCAGACCGTTGAGGGCGGTATTGGTTCTGGCTGCTTCTACTGCTTCCTCCACGAGTTCGATCCCAAACACTTGCTTTGCCTGGGGAGCCATCACCTGGGCGATGGTTCCGGTGCCGCAATAAAGATCAAAGATTACCTTGTCGGTGGTGTCTCCGGCAAATTCCCGGACGGTGGAATACAGCACCTCCGCGCCCAGGGAGTTGGTTTGGAAAAAGGAGAAGGGGGAGATGCGGAACTTAAGCCCTAAAATCTCCTCGGTGAAATGGTCCTGGCCCCAAAGAATCCTAGTCTCATCGCTTTGGACGACATCGCCCTTGGAGTCATTGATGGTGTGAAGAACACCGACTAACTGACCGGTGAAATTTCTTTCTCGCAGCTGCCTAACCAAGGGTTCTAGGTCTAGCTCCCCTTGCGAGGTGGTGACAAGGTTTAGGAGCAGCTGGCCGGTTTTTATCCCTTTACGAACCACCAAGTGACGGAGCACGCCCTGGTGACTGCTGCGGTGGAAAAAGGGAATTTGCTCCCTGCGGCAATACTCCAGTACGGTAGTGAGGGCAAGGGTGAAGTCAGAATCGACGATTTGGCAGTTGTCAGTGGTGAGAATTTCATAGAATCGACCCTTGCAGTGAAGCCCCAGGGTGAGCTCTCCGCCCCTTTCCCGGTCACCAAAGGTGAACTCCATCTTATTGCGATAGGCCCAGGGGGTGGGGCTAGGGGAAATTCCCAGCCATTGAAATTCGGAGATTCCAGCGTTGGCCAGTAGCCGTTGTACCTGCTTTCCCTTGAGTTCCAGCTGCATCTCATAGGGCATGGTCTGCCAGGTACAGCCTCCACAGGGTCCAAAGTGGGGGCACTGGGCCTTCTGTTCCCAGGGGGCCGGCTCCAAGAGTTCTGTCACCCGGGCCTCAATTACTCCCCGCCGTTTCCGGAACACCTTAGCCTCTACCCTTTGCCCCGGAAGCCCGTTATGTACTACTACTCTCTTGTCCTCAACGGTGGCAATTCCCCGATTGGGCAGGCGAAAGTCCTCTATCGTTGCGGTAAAAACCTGGTTTTTTTTCATGCTAACCTCATTCCTTTATGAACAGGCAAGATTGATGTTAAGTAACTACCCTACTAGCACCGGACACAATCTTCGGTCCTTCTGTATATTGTCAGGGGTTCTTGGCAAATATGCAACTCTAGAATCCTCTGAGAGAGGGCAGGGTATTTCGGGTACCTGTTGAAATCCAAGGGATATTATACCAGAGGTAACAGGATAGGGAGGCAAAGAGGATGCGAGTATTGTGGGATGTGTTCATAGCATTTTTCCGAGCAAACATAGTGACCTTCGGCGGCGGTCAGGTGGCAATCCCCTTAGTGGAGACAGAGGTGGTCAACAACTTCAAATGGATGACTGCCGAGGAGTTTGCCAACGTAATTGCCATGGGTAATGCCCTGCCCGGTCCCATTGCCCCGAAGCTGGCGGGATATGTGGGCTACCAAGTTGCCGGTCCCTGGGGAGCAATCGTGGCTCTATTCGGAGCCATCGGACCAACGGTGCTGCTGATGATTGGACTGGGGTCGCTGCTGGCCAGGTATAAGGACAATCCTGTCGTTGAGGGAATGATCAGCGGCGTCCGCCCGGTGGTGTGGGTGCTCTTTCTGCTCCTGGCCTTGGATTATCTTCGATTTGTTAAGAGCGTGCCCACCGGGATCATTGCTGCCGCTGCCTTTGTGCTTGTCTATGTCCTCAAGCTTCATCCCGTAGTGGCGATGGTGCTGGGATTGGTGGCCGGAGGCGTTTTTCTGAGATAACAGGCGAAAAAAGTAGAGGAAAATTATTGACATATGCTCACATCGGTTCTATAATACTATTGAGCATATGCTCAATAGTAAGCGCGCGCATAACCTCAAGGAGGAAAGATTATGCCAGGATTTGATGGAACCGGTCCAATGGGTTATGGTCCAATGACAGGTCGTGGTGGAGGGTATTGCATTGCCTATCATTGTGGGCAAGGCTATGCCCGGCCCCGTTGTGGGCTTGGTCCCCGCAGGGCTGGCGGGCGATGGGGTAGAGGGCTTGGTCCAGTCTATGCCTATGCCAAGGATCAGAGGGAGTGGCTTGAGGAGCAGGCCAGCTGGCTTTCCCAGCAGTTGGATTTTGTGCGGGGGCGACTTGATGAGTTATCGAACGACAAGCAGGATGAGTCCAGCTAGTTACTGGATTTGGCACACAAAGAAGGCGGGGAATCTCTATTTCCCCGCCTTCTTTGCATGCCCGTGGTGCTCCTAATCACAGCTCATAGGTATCTCGTCATCGACACGGACAATGCAATTGCTTTGAGTTAGAGAATCTACGTCCGCTTCGGAAAGATCGACCACTAGGGCTCGAGCCAGGGGAAGGGACTTGAGGATCCTCCCGCCGCTTTGCTGCACTAGCTGGGAGACCTCCGGTAGTTTACCTGCATCGCTGTATACCACGATCCTCCTCACCGGCACACCTCCTCATCTGCTAGTTCTTGGCTAGATTCGGGTTTGGACCCAATGCTCTACCAAGGATTGAATTGCCGAGATCGCCAGCAGGGCGATAATCCCGTGGACGAAGGGCCCGGCCCAGACTGTGTAGAGTACGAGGAGCAGTAAGCTTACCCAGAAACCGGCACACCAGTGGCAGCGCAATATCCGACCAAGTAGGTTGCGAATTCCCCGACCCCTAGGCGTTGGAGCAGTAAAGGTTAGCCCGGAAGGCGCCAGATCCTGCTCACGATAGTCAAGGAAAAACCCGCGCAGTGGCTGCATCACTTCATCGAAGACCAGCAGGTGTGTGAGTCGAAAGGAAGCTAATCCCAGCACAACCAGGGTCACCCAGGAGATATTGCCCATATCAATCATTCATTAACTCCATCAGCTGTTGAATCTGCTGGGGAGTAAGATTGCGCACTACGTTGGGGTCGACGTTAACGCCTAATTCCTTGATCAGCTGCTGCAAAGTCCCTTCATCTAAGGCATTGGTGAAGCTGGCGAAGTTTTCCGGGGTTAACTGCCTTCCACTGTACTGATTTGCCCGTGATTGCAGGTTGGAAATTGTCCGCTGGTCGATCTGCTGGAGTTTTTCTCGGGCTAATCTTTTGGCCTCTTTTTTATCTCTCATGATCGGTCGCAATCCAGTGCGACCATCACCACCTTTCCTGCGCTGAACCTTAAATTCCCGTCATTACTACTATATCGAGGGAGGGAGGGATTTGTGACTTGTCGTCTTGGGTCAAATTGCCTAGGCTTGCTGCAGGCCTATCGGCGGACAAACAGCAGAAGCAACACCAACAACAGGATCAAGCTGTTGGGTGAGGCCTGGGTCTGCTGGCGGTTCTGGTATGCCTCTCTGGCTAAGGAGTTTTTCTGAAGTCGCTGACCCGACTGCTGCCTTAGATTCAGCAGAGCCGATAGGCCCTGAAGCAGATCCTCGGGAGCAGGAGGCTCACCTTGCAGCACCCATTGAACTAGAGGCAGCATCGCCCCGACGTCCTTCATTAAGGGATGGTCAGCGGGTGCCGTCGGTCTCGGTAGTTGTCGTGGGGCTGGCGGGGATGGGCTGGTGGATACCGCTGCTCGGCTCTTGATGTCTTCCAGGGAGCGGTTCAAATCGTCGAGCTTGCTTTCCATTTCGGTGACGACATCTATAATACGGTCAATTCTTGGGTCAATCTGACCTCCGTCATACCTTGCACCGGAATTCATTGCCATCGACGGTCATCTCCTTTTTGAGTCGTACCCAATTTGCTTACTATATAGCTCTATGCGGTGATAGGACTGCAAGCTATAGGAGGGCACTCCCGATTAAAGGGGCAAAACTCCCCAAAGGGCGGGGCTCGGCATTTGCAGTGAATTTAGGACCCGAGGGCTAGCGCCAAAACCACTAGGGAGAATATCTTGATATCGATAGGTCTTACCACGCAGCCCCCTTGGGGTCAAGGCCGATAGAACGAAAGGAGTGACTAGATAGGTGGAAAAGAGGATTCTAGACAACGACCGGATATCTCAGCAAGTGCTAGCCCAAGTAGAAGAAATAGAGTCCCTTCAGAACATCGTTGATGATGAGCCAGGTTTCTTTATGAAGGCTGGCAGAAACTTCCCCTATAGCTACCTTCATGGTGAGGTAGGAGCGGAAAGAGCGGGGAAGCGTGCCGAGTGCATCCTGGCTGAGAAGGTAATCAACGAGTGCTTCTTGACCGAGTGTCCCATCATTCTCCGTACCCACATTCCCGGCGTCGAGAGCATCGAGGATTGCCAAATTATCTTCGTCAAGCTGCTAAAAGTCTCGGTCCCAGAGGATGACGTAGTGGAGCTCAACTTCCGGTTCGTCTTGAAGATCGAGGTTAACACCGACTTCAAGGTCTT
Above is a genomic segment from Bacillota bacterium containing:
- a CDS encoding chromate transporter, with the protein product MRVLWDVFIAFFRANIVTFGGGQVAIPLVETEVVNNFKWMTAEEFANVIAMGNALPGPIAPKLAGYVGYQVAGPWGAIVALFGAIGPTVLLMIGLGSLLARYKDNPVVEGMISGVRPVVWVLFLLLALDYLRFVKSVPTGIIAAAAFVLVYVLKLHPVVAMVLGLVAGGVFLR
- a CDS encoding DUF1360 domain-containing protein, whose protein sequence is MIDMGNISWVTLVVLGLASFRLTHLLVFDEVMQPLRGFFLDYREQDLAPSGLTFTAPTPRGRGIRNLLGRILRCHWCAGFWVSLLLLVLYTVWAGPFVHGIIALLAISAIQSLVEHWVQTRI
- a CDS encoding DUF5320 domain-containing protein, which gives rise to MPGFDGTGPMGYGPMTGRGGGYCIAYHCGQGYARPRCGLGPRRAGGRWGRGLGPVYAYAKDQREWLEEQASWLSQQLDFVRGRLDELSNDKQDESS
- the rlmD gene encoding 23S rRNA (uracil(1939)-C(5))-methyltransferase RlmD gives rise to the protein MKKNQVFTATIEDFRLPNRGIATVEDKRVVVHNGLPGQRVEAKVFRKRRGVIEARVTELLEPAPWEQKAQCPHFGPCGGCTWQTMPYEMQLELKGKQVQRLLANAGISEFQWLGISPSPTPWAYRNKMEFTFGDRERGGELTLGLHCKGRFYEILTTDNCQIVDSDFTLALTTVLEYCRREQIPFFHRSSHQGVLRHLVVRKGIKTGQLLLNLVTTSQGELDLEPLVRQLRERNFTGQLVGVLHTINDSKGDVVQSDETRILWGQDHFTEEILGLKFRISPFSFFQTNSLGAEVLYSTVREFAGDTTDKVIFDLYCGTGTIAQVMAPQAKQVFGIELVEEAVEAARTNTALNGLDNCQFIAGDVTEQLDNLAEQPDVIILDPPRSGVNPKAIAKVAQYQAPQILYVSCQPKSLARDLKEFTALGYQVDKVQCVDMFPHTPHVETVCLMSRN